A single window of Streptomyces aquilus DNA harbors:
- a CDS encoding cell envelope biogenesis protein OmpA → MHAIPQRCADRPLAGGLVVPYVTLIHGGHAAFGVLDADKAHAAFLGRLCQICEQPLDERCFLLVRPADVLQGCSPEPALHPECLPYTADHCPMLNGSRTHYRRSPILASHPAGRPCSDLSCRCLSRTTDEGHAARSASPADRYEAWMIHTPNYRLVFPPERPEMPSGISLDAPVLRRRLLRTATLTPDQQRLMNLFNGLMNGA, encoded by the coding sequence ATGCATGCGATCCCCCAACGCTGTGCCGACCGTCCGCTCGCCGGCGGGCTGGTGGTGCCGTACGTGACCCTGATCCACGGCGGTCACGCCGCCTTCGGTGTCCTCGACGCCGACAAGGCCCACGCCGCCTTCCTCGGGCGCCTGTGCCAGATCTGCGAACAGCCATTGGACGAACGGTGCTTCCTGCTGGTGCGCCCGGCCGACGTCCTCCAGGGCTGCTCCCCGGAACCGGCGCTGCACCCCGAGTGCCTGCCCTATACCGCCGACCACTGCCCGATGCTCAACGGCAGCCGCACGCACTACCGCCGCAGCCCCATCCTGGCCAGCCACCCGGCCGGACGGCCGTGTTCCGATCTGTCCTGCCGGTGCCTGTCCCGAACGACGGACGAAGGGCACGCCGCCCGCAGCGCCAGCCCCGCCGACCGGTACGAGGCCTGGATGATCCACACCCCCAACTACCGCCTGGTCTTCCCGCCCGAGCGCCCCGAGATGCCCTCCGGCATCAGCCTCGACGCACCCGTCCTGCGCCGGCGCCTGCTGCGCACCGCCACCCTCACCCCCGACCAGCAACGCCTGATGAACCTCTTCAACGGCCTCATGAACGGGGCCTGA
- a CDS encoding ParB/RepB/Spo0J family partition protein: MATAVSTPSTEPVPPEEEAAATQIVLLDPAQVVRDECNARESDTEPDEELIASVKEIGVEETISVRPRPDGTYGAFKGWRRAQAQQIANATAEQDGRPARRIKAHVREDLVGRDGWTRFLSLVENKHREGMSERDILKSQELSLIDMSDIERKQAARALGVSRHAAKHAKAAQKLDDATLRRAAAGGMDLEQTAQLAEVEHVSGAERRLLRALGRDQEEGNGGRGHWDQELALLKAEQEDADARARAVEDLKEAGIPLLREPGWGQKDPSRPLAELTTGLGNPLTEDNHQGCPGHSARLDDEHQPVWHCADPAAYGHKVRPQPKKPRTAQDEQRAEERRKVIACNRAWKAAAGPRQDFVARLVRMKTLPEAARVFAQETVLTVPYFYSSWTDKHESATVARFLGIKEPEHADLSQTAAQLPKARVVNALFAHVAAACEYHIREPKTWSHLTAQQARYLLLLETLGQDDNGSYRLSEVEDEAVARHRPDTAA, translated from the coding sequence ATGGCCACCGCCGTCTCGACCCCGTCCACCGAACCCGTCCCGCCCGAGGAGGAGGCCGCCGCAACGCAGATCGTCCTGCTCGACCCGGCGCAGGTGGTGCGCGACGAGTGCAACGCCCGCGAGAGCGACACCGAACCGGACGAGGAGCTGATCGCCTCCGTCAAGGAGATCGGTGTCGAGGAGACCATCAGTGTCCGGCCCCGCCCCGACGGCACCTACGGTGCGTTCAAAGGCTGGCGGCGTGCACAGGCGCAGCAGATCGCCAACGCCACCGCCGAGCAGGACGGCCGCCCGGCGCGCAGGATCAAGGCGCACGTGCGCGAGGACCTGGTCGGCCGGGACGGCTGGACCCGGTTTTTGTCCCTGGTCGAGAACAAGCACCGCGAGGGGATGAGCGAGCGCGACATCCTCAAGTCGCAGGAGCTGTCCCTGATCGACATGAGCGACATCGAGAGGAAGCAGGCCGCCAGGGCTCTCGGCGTCAGCCGCCACGCCGCCAAGCACGCCAAGGCGGCGCAGAAGCTCGATGACGCCACTCTGCGCCGGGCTGCGGCCGGGGGCATGGACCTGGAGCAGACCGCCCAGCTCGCCGAGGTCGAGCACGTGAGCGGCGCGGAGCGCCGTCTGCTGCGCGCGCTGGGGCGTGACCAGGAGGAAGGCAACGGCGGGCGCGGCCACTGGGACCAGGAGCTGGCGCTCCTCAAGGCCGAGCAGGAAGACGCCGACGCCCGGGCCAGGGCCGTGGAAGACCTCAAGGAGGCGGGCATCCCGCTGCTGAGGGAGCCGGGCTGGGGGCAGAAGGACCCCTCCAGGCCGCTGGCCGAGCTGACCACCGGGCTGGGCAACCCGCTCACCGAGGACAACCACCAGGGCTGCCCCGGTCACAGCGCCCGCCTCGACGACGAGCACCAGCCGGTGTGGCACTGCGCCGACCCTGCCGCCTACGGCCACAAGGTCCGCCCCCAGCCGAAGAAGCCCAGGACGGCGCAGGACGAGCAGCGGGCGGAGGAGCGGCGCAAGGTCATCGCCTGCAACCGGGCGTGGAAGGCCGCCGCCGGTCCCCGTCAGGACTTCGTCGCCCGGCTCGTGCGCATGAAGACCCTGCCGGAGGCGGCCCGCGTCTTCGCGCAGGAGACCGTGCTCACCGTCCCGTACTTCTACAGCTCCTGGACCGACAAGCACGAGAGCGCGACCGTGGCCCGCTTTCTGGGCATCAAGGAACCCGAGCACGCCGACCTGTCGCAGACAGCAGCGCAGCTGCCCAAGGCACGCGTCGTCAACGCGCTGTTCGCGCACGTCGCCGCCGCCTGCGAGTACCACATCCGCGAGCCCAAGACCTGGTCGCACCTCACCGCCCAGCAGGCCCGCTACCTGCTGCTCCTCGAAACGCTCGGCCAGGACGACAACGGCAGCTACCGGCTGTCTGAGGTCGAGGACGAGGCAGTCGCCCGCCACCGGCCCGACACCGCCGCCTGA